GATTCCCAAGCTAATTGACCCCGACCATTTCCTGATTGTGGGTTAATTATAAACCAATGTAGTAAGCTCATAAATTGTTCTACCCTTCAAATTATAATCAACGAAAATCAATTATAATTATACCATGAGATTCTTATACTGCTATGTATTAAAAAAATAAACAGGAAGCCTTTAGGTTAGCTAAAGACTTCCTACATAAGAATTATAAGAGTTTATATTATAATAAGCTAGTTGGATTTATCTTTGGTATAGAATACCTGAACCAGGTCCAAGGTCGATACCTAATGTTAACCAAGCAATTAGCATAATAATCCATACTATGCTGAAAGCAATTGAGTATGGTAGCATAGTAGAAATCAAGGTTCCAATACCAGTGTTTTTATCATACTTTTGCGCGAAAGCAATAACAATCGCGAAGTAAGGCATTAAAGGAGATATTACGTTAGTCGTAGAATCTGCTATACGATATGCCACCTGTGTAAGTTCAGGTGAATACCCAAGGTGCATCATCATTGGCACGAAAACTGGGGCCATAATCAACCACTTAGCTGAGGCGCTACCAATAAATAGGTTAATAAAGCCTGCCACAGCAATAAATGTTATTATTAGTGGTAATCCAGAGAAGCCAGTTGACTCAATAAAGTTTGCTCCTTGGATAGCCATTATAATACCCATATTCGTATGAGCAAAGTAAGCGACAAATTGTCCAGCGGCAAAGGCTAAGACAATGTATGATCCCATGGTCGCCATCGTATCTGAAAGCTTATTAGCAACATCTTTATCACTCTTAATAGTTTTCGTCAAGATACCATATACTAGTCCAGGTACAAAAAATACAATTAGTATTATTGGAACTAAAGAGCTGAAGAATGGTGATTGGATAATCTGTCCCTCTGCTCCTCTCATTGGGCCCCATTCAGGTACAATCAGTAAGGAAATGATAGCACAAGTAATTAAAAACGTAATACCTGCTCCAATTAAACCGCGTTTTTCTACTTTGGAAAGATAGGTGAGGGAATCAGAGTCGACCATTCCATCATATTTTCCAAGCCTAGGCTCAACAATTTTATCTGTTACATAAGTTCCAACAATTGTTAGAATAAACACAGATGCTATCATGAAATAGTAATTCATAGCAAGGTTCATTGACGCAGCATAGGATTCATCATATGTTGCTGCTGCATCAATAGTTATTGAGCCTAATAATGGGTCTAATGATGTTAGGAATAAGTTAGCACTAAATCCTGCTGATACACCAGCAAATGCAGCGGCAAGCCCTGCTAAAGGATGTCTTCCTAAGGCAGCAAACAAAACAGCTCCAAGCGGTGTAAGTACAACATAGCCAGCGTCAGCAGCCATACTTGACATAATTCCTGCAAATACAAGTGTGGCAGTTAAAAGTTGCTTTGGTACAGATGTTACCAATCCACGTAGCATAGCACTAATCAAGCCAGAACGCTCTGCAAGACCAATACCAAGCATTGTTACTAATACAGTGCCTAAAGGTGCAAAATTAACAAAGTTGCCAACAGCACTTGTTAGTATATACTGGATACCTTCGGCACTAAGAAGATTTTTTACTTCTAGAATTTCTCCAGGATTTCTTGGGTCGTCTACAGTTAAATCAATAGCTGAGAAAAAAGCAGAAAATAATATTACAGATAATGCAAAGATAAAGAACAGGGTCACGGGGTGAGGAAGCTTATTACCAACTGTTTCTATAGTATCTAAACTCCGTAACATGTACCCTTTTTTTGAAGAATTCATAATCTCTCCCTTTCTATTATGTCTGCTAGTTATGTCTACTTAAATAGAATCACATGACATTACATAAAGGTCAAGAGGAAAAATATGACCAGATAAGCAGGATATGATAAAATAATAGAGAAGAATATTATATAGAAGAAATATAGACAAGAATCAACTAAATATATCGCAAAAGTGGTGTTCGAATGAAAGCAGAATTTATAAATCCGTTTATACAGTCATTCTCAAGGATTTTCAAAACACAGTTCAATCAAGAAGTAGAGATTGGCCAAATATCGCTTACAAAAGCACCTATTATTTCTAATGACATATCTGTAGTAATAGGGATAACTACAGATATGTCAGGGCAGATTATTTTTGCTATGGAAGAAAATGCAGCTAAGTACATATGCAGTACGATGATGATGGGGATGGAAGTGGCAGAGATTGATGACATGGCTAGAAGTGCCATTCAAGAGTTCTTTAATTGGGTTTGCGGACACTCGGCAGAAGAGTTTTTGCAAATAGATCCACCTCACACTATAGATATTACTCCACCTATGTTTAATGTTGGAAAAGTAGAGATGTATGCTGCTGCTGGGGTTATTTTATTAGTTCCACTAAAGTTGCAAAACGATAGTATAGTGGAATTATACGTATCCCTAAAGTCGAAGGTTGTAATTTAGGATAAATATAATAATTTTTTAATATGGAGGACACCATGTTATTAGTGGTGTCTTCATAATTTAAAGGAGAGAGATAGCATGGATCAACAGAATAGTCGAAGTATAGAATTATTAGTTATAGGATCTGGACCTGGCGGATATGTAGCAGCAATTAGGGCGGCGCAGCTAGGGAAAAATGTAATTGTAGTGGAGAAAGAAAACATTGGCGGAGTGTGCTTGAATAGAGGTTGTATCCCGTCAAAAGCGCTTGTATCTGCTGCACATAAATATAATGACTTTAAACATGTACAAGAGCTGGGTATAAACATAGAACAATTGTCGATTGATTTCGAAAAAACGCAAGCATGGAAGCAAAATGTTATAAATAGTTTAGCAGACGGGGTTAGAAAACTTTTTAAGAAATATAATATTGAGCTAGTGCACGGTGAAGCTACTTTCATTAACAATACAGAAGTGCGCGTCTTTTCAAAAGATACATCTATGCACATAAGCTTTGACTCATGTATTATAGCGGCAGGTTCTAGACCAATTGAGATTCCTACTCTACCATTTTCCAAAACAGTTTTATCATCTACAGAAGCTCTGAGTTTAAACACCATTCCCAAAAGCATGATTGTCGTTGGAGGTGGATATGTCGGGATTGAGCTAAGTCAGGTGTACGCTAAATTTGGAACGAGCATAACAATACTAGAGGGAGCAAGTTCAATTTTACCTGGATTTGATGCTAGGTTAGTAAGTTTTGTTAAGCGTAACCTCAAAAAAGCAAATGTTGAGGTCTATACTAATGCTACAGCAAGCAGTGTAAACGTACACGATAACTTAACCACCGTTAATTTTACAGCTAAAGACAAGGAGCAGACGATTGCTGCTGAATATGTTCTAGTAACAGTTGGACGTAGACCTAATACGGACTCTTTAGGACTTGATAATACTTCAGTGAAAGTAAATGATAAAGGCTTTATCGTGGTTGATAAACAAGGAAGGTCATCTGTTAATAATATATTTGCTATTGGTGACGTGGTTTCTGGGTTAGCCTTAGCACATAAAGCTTCCTATGAAGCGAAGATTGCTGCTGAGGCAGTTGCTGGCATGGCTAGTGAAGTAAATTATCGAACGATTCCTTCTATTGTATTCTCTGACCCAGAGCTTGCAAGTGTAGGGATGACAGAAAAAGAAGCAAAAGAGCAAGGTCTCGATACGGTGATAGGCAGATTTAGTTATGGTGCTAACGGAAGAGCCTTAGCAATGAATGAGCCTGAGGGATCAATTACAATTGTGGCTGACAAAAGTACTAAAATTATATTAGGAGCACAAATTGTTGGAGTAGAGGCCTCGAATTTGATAGCTGAGCTAGCAGTTGCTGTCGAAAATCAAATGCACCTAGAGGATATCGCAGAAACCATCCATGCTCATCCAACCTTATCTGAGATGATAATGGAAGCGGCAGAAGTTGCATTAGAAAAGGGAGTACATACAATTTAAGCGTGACATAAGTGGATGTAAGAATGTAAACACATATTATGTTAACAAATTATGTGATGCAAATCACTGAACAAACAATAGATTTCTGAGATAATTATACTGTCATACATATTGATGACTAATAATGTCTAGGGGCGGGACTCATGCTGACAAAAAAATTATCTCTACGATTAAAGTTTATGATTGTAATTGGCTTGTGCTTAGCTGTTTTGCTAAATTCAGTATTTTATTTTTTAGATAAAAGGACTGCGCAGCAATCAGAAGAACAGCTGCAAGACATAACTGAAATGATGGCATTACAAATTTTATCGGTAAGAACATTCCTAGCACAGAATCAAGGAAAAATAAATTATGATTCAGAAGGCAACTTTGAATTTAAAGGACTAAATCCTGCAGCAGGGGCTCGACTCTTTGCTGAGGAATTTGAAAAATTAACAGGTATTACCATGAAACAAACAAGCTTGCAATACAGGATGCCAAGTAATGCCCCTGACGACTGGGAGCGGGAAATGTTGCATGTATTTGAACAAAATCCCGATAGCGATGGTATATTTGGTAGAGGGAAGGTAAATGGGCAAGAGGTTTACCGTTATATGTTACCGCTGAAAGTTAACGAATCCTGTTTGACGTGCCATGGATTTCCAGTTGGAGAACTAGACATGTCAGGATATCCAAAGGAAGGTTATCAAGTTGGGGAGCTACGTGGTGCTATAAGCGTATATACTCCTATGGAGAGCCATCTGGAATTTTTAGCAACGAATAAAGTATTTTATGTTACGCTCATGCTTTCGATAATTGGAGTCCTGTCATTAATAATTTATATATTATTTAATGTTTTAGTAAAAAGACCACTAGATACTTTTATCGATGGTATGCAAAAGGTATCTAATGGAGAATTGAATTCGAAGATAGCAGTAAATAACCAGGATGAGTTTGGTATTCTAGGTACTGCCTTCAATAAGATGGTAGACAACCTTAAACATTTAATTTCAAAAGTTTCCCAGTCTGCTGAAACGGTTTCTGCGTACTCTCAGGAATTCTCTAAAACAATTGTTGATAATAAAAATGCTATGGATCAGATTTCTGCAGTTGCTCAGGAACAAGCAACTGGTATACAACGTCAAAATAATTAT
The sequence above is a segment of the Desulfuribacillus alkaliarsenatis genome. Coding sequences within it:
- a CDS encoding methyl-accepting chemotaxis protein, yielding MLTKKLSLRLKFMIVIGLCLAVLLNSVFYFLDKRTAQQSEEQLQDITEMMALQILSVRTFLAQNQGKINYDSEGNFEFKGLNPAAGARLFAEEFEKLTGITMKQTSLQYRMPSNAPDDWEREMLHVFEQNPDSDGIFGRGKVNGQEVYRYMLPLKVNESCLTCHGFPVGELDMSGYPKEGYQVGELRGAISVYTPMESHLEFLATNKVFYVTLMLSIIGVLSLIIYILFNVLVKRPLDTFIDGMQKVSNGELNSKIAVNNQDEFGILGTAFNKMVDNLKHLISKVSQSAETVSAYSQEFSKTIVDNKNAMDQISAVAQEQATGIQRQNNYLHDTMATVEQSSASIEEISATIQEVTKSAQRTTTIAKDGNKTMELAMKEIQNMDSSTQEVSNLIHELGLKSEEIGKIVVLINAVAEQTNLLALNAAIEAARAGEHGKGFAVVADEVRKLAEQSQKATKDISSLISIIQEQIQHAVGAVNENRQVVENGNQVIAEGANIFQTIGTYINIVSEQISHVSIATDELAKGSENIVVAINTIEEIARQVAETSSEMTKTTEEQTTAIDNISLSAKNLAKLAHELHEEIKFFKLK
- a CDS encoding AbgT family transporter; translated protein: MNSSKKGYMLRSLDTIETVGNKLPHPVTLFFIFALSVILFSAFFSAIDLTVDDPRNPGEILEVKNLLSAEGIQYILTSAVGNFVNFAPLGTVLVTMLGIGLAERSGLISAMLRGLVTSVPKQLLTATLVFAGIMSSMAADAGYVVLTPLGAVLFAALGRHPLAGLAAAFAGVSAGFSANLFLTSLDPLLGSITIDAAATYDESYAASMNLAMNYYFMIASVFILTIVGTYVTDKIVEPRLGKYDGMVDSDSLTYLSKVEKRGLIGAGITFLITCAIISLLIVPEWGPMRGAEGQIIQSPFFSSLVPIILIVFFVPGLVYGILTKTIKSDKDVANKLSDTMATMGSYIVLAFAAGQFVAYFAHTNMGIIMAIQGANFIESTGFSGLPLIITFIAVAGFINLFIGSASAKWLIMAPVFVPMMMHLGYSPELTQVAYRIADSTTNVISPLMPYFAIVIAFAQKYDKNTGIGTLISTMLPYSIAFSIVWIIMLIAWLTLGIDLGPGSGILYQR
- a CDS encoding chemotaxis protein CheX, encoding MKAEFINPFIQSFSRIFKTQFNQEVEIGQISLTKAPIISNDISVVIGITTDMSGQIIFAMEENAAKYICSTMMMGMEVAEIDDMARSAIQEFFNWVCGHSAEEFLQIDPPHTIDITPPMFNVGKVEMYAAAGVILLVPLKLQNDSIVELYVSLKSKVVI
- the lpdA gene encoding dihydrolipoyl dehydrogenase; translation: MDQQNSRSIELLVIGSGPGGYVAAIRAAQLGKNVIVVEKENIGGVCLNRGCIPSKALVSAAHKYNDFKHVQELGINIEQLSIDFEKTQAWKQNVINSLADGVRKLFKKYNIELVHGEATFINNTEVRVFSKDTSMHISFDSCIIAAGSRPIEIPTLPFSKTVLSSTEALSLNTIPKSMIVVGGGYVGIELSQVYAKFGTSITILEGASSILPGFDARLVSFVKRNLKKANVEVYTNATASSVNVHDNLTTVNFTAKDKEQTIAAEYVLVTVGRRPNTDSLGLDNTSVKVNDKGFIVVDKQGRSSVNNIFAIGDVVSGLALAHKASYEAKIAAEAVAGMASEVNYRTIPSIVFSDPELASVGMTEKEAKEQGLDTVIGRFSYGANGRALAMNEPEGSITIVADKSTKIILGAQIVGVEASNLIAELAVAVENQMHLEDIAETIHAHPTLSEMIMEAAEVALEKGVHTI